A genomic segment from Spinacia oleracea cultivar Varoflay chromosome 3, BTI_SOV_V1, whole genome shotgun sequence encodes:
- the LOC110776510 gene encoding putative clathrin assembly protein At2g01600 isoform X3, translating into MATLTWRKAYGALKDQTKVGLATINSDYKDLDVAIVKATNHVECPPKERHLRKILLATSAIRPRADVAYCLHALARRLGKTRNWTVALKTLIVVHRLLREGDPTFREELLNFSQRGRVLQLSNFKDDSSPVAWDCSGWVRTYALFLEERLECFRVLKYDIEAERLPKPAEGQEKGYSRTRDLGSEELLEHLPALQQLLYRLIGCRPEGAALGNYVIQYALALVLKESFKIYCAINDGIINLVDKFFEMPRHEAVKALEIYRRAGQQAASLSEFYEVCKGLELARNFQFPVLREPPQSFLATMDEYIREAPKMVDMPAQQLEFPERLLLTYKPEENSLSEDEKSNVEEPPPMASDDLTSSAEAALATTRALSPATNMDSGDLLGLNDVTPNATAIEEEDAASTSNSGTVSSSFDPSGWELALVTAPSTDISTHTERQLGGGLDSLTLNSLYDEAAYRANQQPVYGAPAAPNPFEVHDPFGMSHNIAPPTAVQMNSMTQQSAPNPFGPYQAPFHAQSQPPVGLGAPNPFGDMGFGPYAVTPVNHPQHAANPFGNTGLL; encoded by the exons ATGGCGACTTTAACATGGCGGAAAGCTTACGGTGCCCTTAAAGATCAAACCAAAGTCGGCCTTGCTACAATCAACAGTGATTACAAG GATTTGGACGTTGCGATTGTTAAGGCGACGAATCATGTTGAGTGTCCGCCTAAAGAGCGGCATCTAAGAA AGATATTGCTTGCCACATCTGCAATTAGACCTAGGGCTGATGTTGCTTATTGTCTTCATGCTCTTGCTCGTCGATTAGGCAAGACTCGTAATTGGACG GTAGCTCTGAAAACATTAATAGTTGTCCATAGGTTATTGAGGGAAGGTGATCCAACGTTCCGCGAAGAACTTCTTAATTTCTCTCAACGTGGCCGTGTACTGCAGCTCTCCAATTTCAAGGATGACTCGAGCCCAGTTG CTTGGGATTGCTCCGGTTGGGTTCGTACTTATGCACTCTTCTTGGAGGAACGGCTTGAGTGTTTCAGAGTTCTTAAATATGATATTGAAGCTGAGCGTCTACCAAAACCTGCCGAGGGGCAGGAGAAG GGTTACAGTAGAACCAGGGATCTGGGGTCGGAGGAACTTTTGGAACACTTGCCTGCCTTACAGCAGTTGCTTTATCGTCTAATTGGATGCCGG CCAGAAGGTGCTGCTCTTGGAAATTATGTGATACAGTATGCACTTGCACTG GTTCTTAAGGAGAGTTTCAAAATATATTGTGCCATTAACGATGGAATAATTAACCTGGTCGATAAG TTTTTTGAAATGCCAAGACATGAAGCTGTCAAAGCCCTTGAGATTTATAGAAGAGCTGGCCAGCAG GCTGCGAGTCTCTCTGAATTTTATGAAGTTTGTAAAGGTTTAGAACTTGCTCGGAACTTCCAGTTTCCTGTTTTGAGAGAG CCACCACAATCTTTTCTTGCAACTATGGATGAATATATTAGAGAGGCACCTAAGATGGTTGATATGCCAGCACAGCAGCTG GAATTCCCAGAAAGGCTTCTACTGACATATAAACCTGAGGAAAACTCTCTTTCTGAAGATGAAAAATCAAATGTTGAAGAGCCTCCACCAATGGCTTCAGATGATTTAACATCCAGTGCCGAAGCTGCTCTTGCTACTACTCGTGCTCTTTCACCTGCTACAAATATGGACTCTGGAGATCTGCTG GGGTTGAATGATGTTACGCCTAATGCAACAGCCATTGAGGAAG AAGATGctgcttcaacatcaaattccGGCACTGTTTCATCCAGTTTTGATCCTAGTGGATGGGAACTTGCTTTGGTCACAGCTCCAAGCACTGACATTTCTACTCATACTGAGAGGCAACTG GGTGGTGGATTGGATTCGCTCACACTGAATAGTTTGTATGATGAAGCGGCTTATAGAGCCAACCAGCAGCCTGTTTATGGGGCACCAGCAGCCCCCAACCCATTTGAAGTACATGATCCCTTTGGAATGTCCCACAACATTGCTCCTCCTACTGCAGTTCAGATGAATTCTATGACTCAGCAATCGGCACCCAATCCTTTTGGTCCTTATCAGGCTCCCTTCCATGCACAGTCGCAGCCACCTGTAGGTCTTGGGGCACCGAATCCTTTCGGTGACATGGGTTTTGGACCATATGCTGTTACTCCTGTTAACCATCCACAGCATGCTGCTAATCCATTCGGGAATACAGGACTGCTGTAA
- the LOC110776510 gene encoding putative clathrin assembly protein At2g01600 isoform X1: MATLTWRKAYGALKDQTKVGLATINSDYKDLDVAIVKATNHVECPPKERHLRKILLATSAIRPRADVAYCLHALARRLGKTRNWTVALKTLIVVHRLLREGDPTFREELLNFSQRGRVLQLSNFKDDSSPVAWDCSGWVRTYALFLEERLECFRVLKYDIEAERLPKPAEGQEKGYSRTRDLGSEELLEHLPALQQLLYRLIGCRPEGAALGNYVIQYALALVLKESFKIYCAINDGIINLVDKFFEMPRHEAVKALEIYRRAGQQAASLSEFYEVCKGLELARNFQFPVLREPPQSFLATMDEYIREAPKMVDMPAQQLEFPERLLLTYKPEENSLSEDEKSNVEEPPPMASDDLTSSAEAALATTRALSPATNMDSGDLLGLNDVTPNATAIEEGNALALAIVSSEDAASTSNSGTVSSSFDPSGWELALVTAPSTDISTHTERQLGGGLDSLTLNSLYDEAAYRANQQPVYGAPAAPNPFEVHDPFGMSHNIAPPTAVQMNSMTQQSAPNPFGPYQAPFHAQSQPPVGLGAPNPFGDMGFGPYAVTPVNHPQHAANPFGNTGLL, encoded by the exons ATGGCGACTTTAACATGGCGGAAAGCTTACGGTGCCCTTAAAGATCAAACCAAAGTCGGCCTTGCTACAATCAACAGTGATTACAAG GATTTGGACGTTGCGATTGTTAAGGCGACGAATCATGTTGAGTGTCCGCCTAAAGAGCGGCATCTAAGAA AGATATTGCTTGCCACATCTGCAATTAGACCTAGGGCTGATGTTGCTTATTGTCTTCATGCTCTTGCTCGTCGATTAGGCAAGACTCGTAATTGGACG GTAGCTCTGAAAACATTAATAGTTGTCCATAGGTTATTGAGGGAAGGTGATCCAACGTTCCGCGAAGAACTTCTTAATTTCTCTCAACGTGGCCGTGTACTGCAGCTCTCCAATTTCAAGGATGACTCGAGCCCAGTTG CTTGGGATTGCTCCGGTTGGGTTCGTACTTATGCACTCTTCTTGGAGGAACGGCTTGAGTGTTTCAGAGTTCTTAAATATGATATTGAAGCTGAGCGTCTACCAAAACCTGCCGAGGGGCAGGAGAAG GGTTACAGTAGAACCAGGGATCTGGGGTCGGAGGAACTTTTGGAACACTTGCCTGCCTTACAGCAGTTGCTTTATCGTCTAATTGGATGCCGG CCAGAAGGTGCTGCTCTTGGAAATTATGTGATACAGTATGCACTTGCACTG GTTCTTAAGGAGAGTTTCAAAATATATTGTGCCATTAACGATGGAATAATTAACCTGGTCGATAAG TTTTTTGAAATGCCAAGACATGAAGCTGTCAAAGCCCTTGAGATTTATAGAAGAGCTGGCCAGCAG GCTGCGAGTCTCTCTGAATTTTATGAAGTTTGTAAAGGTTTAGAACTTGCTCGGAACTTCCAGTTTCCTGTTTTGAGAGAG CCACCACAATCTTTTCTTGCAACTATGGATGAATATATTAGAGAGGCACCTAAGATGGTTGATATGCCAGCACAGCAGCTG GAATTCCCAGAAAGGCTTCTACTGACATATAAACCTGAGGAAAACTCTCTTTCTGAAGATGAAAAATCAAATGTTGAAGAGCCTCCACCAATGGCTTCAGATGATTTAACATCCAGTGCCGAAGCTGCTCTTGCTACTACTCGTGCTCTTTCACCTGCTACAAATATGGACTCTGGAGATCTGCTG GGGTTGAATGATGTTACGCCTAATGCAACAGCCATTGAGGAAGGTAATGCTTTGGCCTTGGCTATAGTGTCATCAG AAGATGctgcttcaacatcaaattccGGCACTGTTTCATCCAGTTTTGATCCTAGTGGATGGGAACTTGCTTTGGTCACAGCTCCAAGCACTGACATTTCTACTCATACTGAGAGGCAACTG GGTGGTGGATTGGATTCGCTCACACTGAATAGTTTGTATGATGAAGCGGCTTATAGAGCCAACCAGCAGCCTGTTTATGGGGCACCAGCAGCCCCCAACCCATTTGAAGTACATGATCCCTTTGGAATGTCCCACAACATTGCTCCTCCTACTGCAGTTCAGATGAATTCTATGACTCAGCAATCGGCACCCAATCCTTTTGGTCCTTATCAGGCTCCCTTCCATGCACAGTCGCAGCCACCTGTAGGTCTTGGGGCACCGAATCCTTTCGGTGACATGGGTTTTGGACCATATGCTGTTACTCCTGTTAACCATCCACAGCATGCTGCTAATCCATTCGGGAATACAGGACTGCTGTAA
- the LOC110776510 gene encoding putative clathrin assembly protein At2g01600 isoform X4 has product MATLTWRKAYGALKDQTKVGLATINSDYKDLDVAIVKATNHVECPPKERHLRKILLATSAIRPRADVAYCLHALARRLGKTRNWTVALKTLIVVHRLLREGDPTFREELLNFSQRGRVLQLSNFKDDSSPVAWDCSGWVRTYALFLEERLECFRVLKYDIEAERLPKPAEGQEKGYSRTRDLGSEELLEHLPALQQLLYRLIGCRPEGAALGNYVIQYALALVLKESFKIYCAINDGIINLVDKFFEMPRHEAVKALEIYRRAGQQAASLSEFYEVCKGLELARNFQFPVLREPPQSFLATMDEYIREAPKMVDMPAQQLEFPERLLLTYKPEENSLSEDEKSNVEEPPPMASDDLTSSAEAALATTRALSPATNMDSGDLLGLNDVTPNATAIEEDAASTSNSGTVSSSFDPSGWELALVTAPSTDISTHTERQLGGGLDSLTLNSLYDEAAYRANQQPVYGAPAAPNPFEVHDPFGMSHNIAPPTAVQMNSMTQQSAPNPFGPYQAPFHAQSQPPVGLGAPNPFGDMGFGPYAVTPVNHPQHAANPFGNTGLL; this is encoded by the exons ATGGCGACTTTAACATGGCGGAAAGCTTACGGTGCCCTTAAAGATCAAACCAAAGTCGGCCTTGCTACAATCAACAGTGATTACAAG GATTTGGACGTTGCGATTGTTAAGGCGACGAATCATGTTGAGTGTCCGCCTAAAGAGCGGCATCTAAGAA AGATATTGCTTGCCACATCTGCAATTAGACCTAGGGCTGATGTTGCTTATTGTCTTCATGCTCTTGCTCGTCGATTAGGCAAGACTCGTAATTGGACG GTAGCTCTGAAAACATTAATAGTTGTCCATAGGTTATTGAGGGAAGGTGATCCAACGTTCCGCGAAGAACTTCTTAATTTCTCTCAACGTGGCCGTGTACTGCAGCTCTCCAATTTCAAGGATGACTCGAGCCCAGTTG CTTGGGATTGCTCCGGTTGGGTTCGTACTTATGCACTCTTCTTGGAGGAACGGCTTGAGTGTTTCAGAGTTCTTAAATATGATATTGAAGCTGAGCGTCTACCAAAACCTGCCGAGGGGCAGGAGAAG GGTTACAGTAGAACCAGGGATCTGGGGTCGGAGGAACTTTTGGAACACTTGCCTGCCTTACAGCAGTTGCTTTATCGTCTAATTGGATGCCGG CCAGAAGGTGCTGCTCTTGGAAATTATGTGATACAGTATGCACTTGCACTG GTTCTTAAGGAGAGTTTCAAAATATATTGTGCCATTAACGATGGAATAATTAACCTGGTCGATAAG TTTTTTGAAATGCCAAGACATGAAGCTGTCAAAGCCCTTGAGATTTATAGAAGAGCTGGCCAGCAG GCTGCGAGTCTCTCTGAATTTTATGAAGTTTGTAAAGGTTTAGAACTTGCTCGGAACTTCCAGTTTCCTGTTTTGAGAGAG CCACCACAATCTTTTCTTGCAACTATGGATGAATATATTAGAGAGGCACCTAAGATGGTTGATATGCCAGCACAGCAGCTG GAATTCCCAGAAAGGCTTCTACTGACATATAAACCTGAGGAAAACTCTCTTTCTGAAGATGAAAAATCAAATGTTGAAGAGCCTCCACCAATGGCTTCAGATGATTTAACATCCAGTGCCGAAGCTGCTCTTGCTACTACTCGTGCTCTTTCACCTGCTACAAATATGGACTCTGGAGATCTGCTG GGGTTGAATGATGTTACGCCTAATGCAACAGCCATTGAGGAAG ATGctgcttcaacatcaaattccGGCACTGTTTCATCCAGTTTTGATCCTAGTGGATGGGAACTTGCTTTGGTCACAGCTCCAAGCACTGACATTTCTACTCATACTGAGAGGCAACTG GGTGGTGGATTGGATTCGCTCACACTGAATAGTTTGTATGATGAAGCGGCTTATAGAGCCAACCAGCAGCCTGTTTATGGGGCACCAGCAGCCCCCAACCCATTTGAAGTACATGATCCCTTTGGAATGTCCCACAACATTGCTCCTCCTACTGCAGTTCAGATGAATTCTATGACTCAGCAATCGGCACCCAATCCTTTTGGTCCTTATCAGGCTCCCTTCCATGCACAGTCGCAGCCACCTGTAGGTCTTGGGGCACCGAATCCTTTCGGTGACATGGGTTTTGGACCATATGCTGTTACTCCTGTTAACCATCCACAGCATGCTGCTAATCCATTCGGGAATACAGGACTGCTGTAA
- the LOC110776510 gene encoding putative clathrin assembly protein At2g01600 isoform X2, with product MATLTWRKAYGALKDQTKVGLATINSDYKDLDVAIVKATNHVECPPKERHLRKILLATSAIRPRADVAYCLHALARRLGKTRNWTVALKTLIVVHRLLREGDPTFREELLNFSQRGRVLQLSNFKDDSSPVAWDCSGWVRTYALFLEERLECFRVLKYDIEAERLPKPAEGQEKGYSRTRDLGSEELLEHLPALQQLLYRLIGCRPEGAALGNYVIQYALALVLKESFKIYCAINDGIINLVDKFFEMPRHEAVKALEIYRRAGQQAASLSEFYEVCKGLELARNFQFPVLREPPQSFLATMDEYIREAPKMVDMPAQQLEFPERLLLTYKPEENSLSEDEKSNVEEPPPMASDDLTSSAEAALATTRALSPATNMDSGDLLGLNDVTPNATAIEEGNALALAIVSSDAASTSNSGTVSSSFDPSGWELALVTAPSTDISTHTERQLGGGLDSLTLNSLYDEAAYRANQQPVYGAPAAPNPFEVHDPFGMSHNIAPPTAVQMNSMTQQSAPNPFGPYQAPFHAQSQPPVGLGAPNPFGDMGFGPYAVTPVNHPQHAANPFGNTGLL from the exons ATGGCGACTTTAACATGGCGGAAAGCTTACGGTGCCCTTAAAGATCAAACCAAAGTCGGCCTTGCTACAATCAACAGTGATTACAAG GATTTGGACGTTGCGATTGTTAAGGCGACGAATCATGTTGAGTGTCCGCCTAAAGAGCGGCATCTAAGAA AGATATTGCTTGCCACATCTGCAATTAGACCTAGGGCTGATGTTGCTTATTGTCTTCATGCTCTTGCTCGTCGATTAGGCAAGACTCGTAATTGGACG GTAGCTCTGAAAACATTAATAGTTGTCCATAGGTTATTGAGGGAAGGTGATCCAACGTTCCGCGAAGAACTTCTTAATTTCTCTCAACGTGGCCGTGTACTGCAGCTCTCCAATTTCAAGGATGACTCGAGCCCAGTTG CTTGGGATTGCTCCGGTTGGGTTCGTACTTATGCACTCTTCTTGGAGGAACGGCTTGAGTGTTTCAGAGTTCTTAAATATGATATTGAAGCTGAGCGTCTACCAAAACCTGCCGAGGGGCAGGAGAAG GGTTACAGTAGAACCAGGGATCTGGGGTCGGAGGAACTTTTGGAACACTTGCCTGCCTTACAGCAGTTGCTTTATCGTCTAATTGGATGCCGG CCAGAAGGTGCTGCTCTTGGAAATTATGTGATACAGTATGCACTTGCACTG GTTCTTAAGGAGAGTTTCAAAATATATTGTGCCATTAACGATGGAATAATTAACCTGGTCGATAAG TTTTTTGAAATGCCAAGACATGAAGCTGTCAAAGCCCTTGAGATTTATAGAAGAGCTGGCCAGCAG GCTGCGAGTCTCTCTGAATTTTATGAAGTTTGTAAAGGTTTAGAACTTGCTCGGAACTTCCAGTTTCCTGTTTTGAGAGAG CCACCACAATCTTTTCTTGCAACTATGGATGAATATATTAGAGAGGCACCTAAGATGGTTGATATGCCAGCACAGCAGCTG GAATTCCCAGAAAGGCTTCTACTGACATATAAACCTGAGGAAAACTCTCTTTCTGAAGATGAAAAATCAAATGTTGAAGAGCCTCCACCAATGGCTTCAGATGATTTAACATCCAGTGCCGAAGCTGCTCTTGCTACTACTCGTGCTCTTTCACCTGCTACAAATATGGACTCTGGAGATCTGCTG GGGTTGAATGATGTTACGCCTAATGCAACAGCCATTGAGGAAGGTAATGCTTTGGCCTTGGCTATAGTGTCATCAG ATGctgcttcaacatcaaattccGGCACTGTTTCATCCAGTTTTGATCCTAGTGGATGGGAACTTGCTTTGGTCACAGCTCCAAGCACTGACATTTCTACTCATACTGAGAGGCAACTG GGTGGTGGATTGGATTCGCTCACACTGAATAGTTTGTATGATGAAGCGGCTTATAGAGCCAACCAGCAGCCTGTTTATGGGGCACCAGCAGCCCCCAACCCATTTGAAGTACATGATCCCTTTGGAATGTCCCACAACATTGCTCCTCCTACTGCAGTTCAGATGAATTCTATGACTCAGCAATCGGCACCCAATCCTTTTGGTCCTTATCAGGCTCCCTTCCATGCACAGTCGCAGCCACCTGTAGGTCTTGGGGCACCGAATCCTTTCGGTGACATGGGTTTTGGACCATATGCTGTTACTCCTGTTAACCATCCACAGCATGCTGCTAATCCATTCGGGAATACAGGACTGCTGTAA